A window from Lactiplantibacillus pentosus encodes these proteins:
- a CDS encoding thymidine kinase, with protein sequence MAQLFFRYGAMNSGKTIEILKVAHNYEEQDKSVIILTSGLDNRDGVGYVASRIGLKREAIPVFDDTDVFDVVERTNPDAACVLIDEAQFLKKHHVLELANIVDKLKIPVMTFGLKNDFRNELFEGSKYLLLYADKIEEMKTICWFCRKKAIMNLRFHDGQPVYEGEQVQIGGNEAYYPVCRHHYFYPPKLTK encoded by the coding sequence TTGGCACAGTTATTTTTTCGATATGGCGCGATGAACAGTGGAAAAACCATTGAAATTCTGAAAGTTGCCCATAATTATGAGGAACAGGATAAGTCGGTCATTATTTTAACGAGTGGCTTAGATAATCGTGACGGCGTCGGCTACGTTGCTAGTCGCATCGGACTCAAACGGGAAGCCATTCCGGTCTTCGATGACACGGACGTTTTCGACGTGGTTGAGCGGACCAATCCGGATGCCGCCTGCGTCCTGATCGATGAAGCCCAATTTTTAAAGAAACATCACGTGCTGGAACTTGCCAACATCGTTGATAAGTTGAAGATTCCAGTCATGACGTTTGGTTTGAAGAACGATTTTCGTAATGAATTGTTCGAAGGCAGCAAGTACCTATTACTGTATGCCGATAAAATCGAAGAGATGAAGACGATCTGCTGGTTCTGCCGTAAGAAAGCCATCATGAATTTACGGTTCCACGACGGCCAGCCAGTCTATGAGGGCGAACAAGTTCAAATCGGGGGTAATGAGGCGTACTACCCAGTTTGTCGCCATCATTATTTTTACCCGCCGAAATTAACAAAGTGA
- the prfA gene encoding peptide chain release factor 1, with the protein MDKFFDKLQAVADRYEELGELLSDPDVIADSQRFMKLSKEMGNLRETVEKYNHYKEVTSQIEENDELLHEKLDDEMNAMVKDDLKNLNAEKDQLEHEITLLMLPKDPNDDKNIIMEIHGAAGGDEASLFAADLFNMYSKYAERQGWQVEVADRNETEVGGFKEIVLIISGDKVYSKLKYESGAHRVQRVPVTESAGRVHTSTATVGVMPEAQDVDIDIDPKDIRTDVFRSSGAGGQHINKTSSAVRMTHLPTGIVVSMQDQRSQQQNRAKAMEILRARVYDYYQSREQNEYDAERKSAVGTGDRSERIRTYNFPQNRVTDHRIGLTLNKLDRVMNGELDEVIDALVLADQAEKMERLTNE; encoded by the coding sequence ATGGATAAGTTTTTTGATAAATTACAAGCCGTTGCTGATCGGTATGAAGAACTTGGCGAACTGCTGAGTGATCCCGATGTGATTGCGGATTCACAACGTTTTATGAAGTTATCTAAAGAAATGGGTAACCTGCGTGAGACGGTTGAAAAGTATAACCACTACAAAGAAGTTACGAGTCAGATTGAGGAAAACGATGAATTATTGCATGAAAAGCTCGATGACGAGATGAATGCGATGGTCAAGGACGACTTGAAGAACCTCAACGCTGAAAAAGACCAACTTGAACATGAAATTACCCTGTTGATGTTACCAAAGGACCCGAACGATGATAAGAACATCATCATGGAAATCCACGGTGCTGCCGGTGGTGATGAAGCCAGTCTGTTTGCTGCGGACCTCTTTAACATGTACTCCAAGTATGCTGAACGGCAGGGGTGGCAAGTGGAAGTCGCTGACCGTAACGAAACCGAAGTCGGTGGCTTTAAGGAAATCGTGCTGATTATTTCTGGTGACAAAGTTTACTCCAAACTGAAGTATGAGAGTGGCGCACACCGGGTGCAACGGGTACCAGTTACCGAATCTGCCGGGCGGGTGCACACGTCAACTGCCACGGTCGGAGTCATGCCAGAAGCCCAAGACGTGGATATTGATATTGATCCTAAAGATATTCGGACCGACGTCTTTCGTTCATCTGGTGCCGGTGGTCAGCATATCAACAAGACCTCTTCAGCGGTGCGGATGACTCACTTACCAACGGGAATCGTTGTTTCGATGCAAGACCAACGTTCACAACAACAAAACCGGGCCAAAGCCATGGAAATCTTGCGTGCGCGGGTCTATGATTACTATCAATCACGGGAACAAAATGAGTACGATGCTGAGCGTAAGTCGGCAGTCGGAACCGGGGACCGTTCTGAACGAATCCGGACTTATAACTTCCCACAAAACCGGGTGACTGACCACCGAATCGGTTTGACGTTGAACAAATTAGACCGGGTCATGAACGGTGAATTAGACGAAGTTATCGATGCATTAGTCTTAGCGGACCAGGCTGAAAAGATGGAGCGCTTAACCAATGAATAA
- the glyA gene encoding serine hydroxymethyltransferase, which yields MNYQEQDPEVWAAISKEQARQQHNIELIASENIVSKGVRAAQGSVLTNKYSEGYPGHRFYGGNEYIDQVETLAIERAKKLFGAEYANVQPHSGSQANAAAYMALIQPGDWVMGMSLDAGGHLTHGSSVNFSGKLYDFQGYGLDPETEELNYDAILAQAQEFQPKLIVAGASAYSRLIDFKKFREIADAVGALLMVDMAHIAGLVAAGLHPNPVPYADVVTTTTHKTLRGPRGGMILAKEKYGKKINSVVFPGNQGGPLDHVIAGKAIALGEDLQPEFKVYAQHIIDNAKAMAKVFTESDLVRVISGGTDNHLMTIDVTKSGLNGRQVQDLLDTVYITVNKEAIPNETLGAFKTSGIRLGTPAITTRGFDEADAAKVAELILQALQAPTDQANLDDVKQQAMALTAKHPIDVD from the coding sequence ATGAATTACCAAGAACAAGATCCAGAAGTATGGGCTGCGATTAGTAAGGAACAGGCACGGCAACAGCACAACATTGAGTTGATTGCTTCCGAAAACATTGTCTCGAAAGGTGTTCGAGCAGCACAGGGGAGTGTGCTGACTAATAAATACTCCGAAGGTTATCCAGGTCACCGTTTTTACGGCGGTAACGAATATATTGACCAAGTTGAAACCTTAGCGATTGAACGTGCTAAGAAATTATTTGGCGCGGAATACGCTAACGTTCAACCTCACTCAGGTTCACAAGCGAATGCGGCAGCGTACATGGCATTAATTCAACCGGGCGACTGGGTTATGGGGATGTCATTAGACGCCGGGGGCCATTTGACACACGGCTCGAGTGTTAACTTTTCTGGTAAGCTCTATGATTTCCAAGGATACGGGTTAGATCCTGAGACCGAAGAGCTGAACTATGATGCCATCTTGGCACAAGCGCAAGAATTCCAACCAAAATTAATCGTTGCGGGGGCTTCGGCTTATAGTCGGTTAATTGATTTTAAGAAGTTCCGTGAAATTGCGGATGCCGTTGGTGCACTCTTGATGGTCGACATGGCCCACATTGCTGGTTTAGTGGCAGCCGGATTGCATCCAAATCCAGTCCCTTACGCCGACGTGGTCACGACGACGACACACAAGACGTTACGTGGTCCTCGTGGTGGGATGATCCTCGCGAAGGAAAAATATGGTAAGAAAATCAATTCAGTCGTCTTCCCTGGCAATCAGGGTGGCCCGTTAGACCACGTGATTGCTGGTAAGGCGATTGCTTTGGGCGAAGACTTACAACCAGAATTTAAAGTCTATGCACAACACATTATTGATAATGCGAAAGCAATGGCGAAGGTCTTTACTGAATCTGACCTAGTCCGGGTCATCTCTGGTGGGACGGACAACCATTTAATGACGATCGACGTCACGAAGTCGGGATTAAATGGTCGGCAAGTTCAAGATCTACTCGATACGGTCTACATCACCGTCAACAAGGAAGCCATCCCGAACGAAACTTTAGGGGCCTTTAAGACGTCTGGGATTCGTTTAGGAACGCCAGCGATTACGACACGTGGATTTGATGAAGCGGATGCCGCCAAGGTTGCTGAATTAATCTTGCAAGCGTTACAAGCGCCGACAGACCAAGCAAACTTGGATGACGTTAAGCAACAAGCCATGGCATTAACAGCCAAACATCCAATTGATGTTGATTAA
- a CDS encoding L-threonylcarbamoyladenylate synthase — protein sequence METKVFKPDEIPAAAALLAAGELVAFPTETVYGLGADATNVDAVKQVYRAKGRPSDNPLIVHVADVATVERFAMPLSEAAKKLIKAFWPGPLTMIFKLKPNALATEVTGGLQTAAFRNPDNAATLALIRAAKTPIVGPSANTSGKPSPTLAEHVYHDLNGKIAGILDDGPTKVGVESTVLDLSTDQPAILRPGAITPEAIEAVIGMPVQTEAHHVGATEVPKAPGMKYKHYAPNAQVYIVDRSEDWPQALAWAAQQDVPMGVMATGAILNQNQIPSNCERFSLGTDIQSASQRLFAGLRHFDTETEIKDILCQAFENKGLGLAYMNRLNKSAGQTHFSV from the coding sequence ATGGAAACCAAAGTATTTAAGCCGGATGAAATTCCAGCTGCCGCGGCGCTGTTAGCTGCGGGTGAACTAGTGGCTTTCCCGACCGAGACCGTGTATGGCTTAGGTGCGGATGCCACGAATGTCGATGCAGTGAAACAAGTTTATCGCGCGAAGGGACGTCCGAGTGATAATCCGCTGATCGTCCACGTTGCCGACGTGGCGACAGTTGAGCGGTTTGCCATGCCGCTATCAGAAGCAGCCAAGAAGTTGATCAAAGCCTTTTGGCCCGGACCATTAACGATGATTTTTAAGTTAAAACCAAACGCACTTGCCACCGAGGTGACGGGCGGCTTACAGACCGCAGCATTTCGCAATCCGGATAACGCTGCGACCTTGGCATTGATTCGGGCAGCTAAGACACCAATCGTGGGGCCGTCTGCGAATACGTCAGGCAAACCAAGTCCGACCTTGGCTGAGCACGTCTATCACGATTTGAACGGTAAGATTGCCGGTATTCTGGATGATGGCCCAACTAAGGTCGGGGTGGAATCAACCGTCTTGGATCTGTCGACTGATCAGCCGGCGATTTTGCGGCCCGGCGCCATTACGCCAGAAGCAATCGAAGCCGTGATTGGCATGCCCGTTCAGACAGAAGCACATCACGTCGGGGCCACTGAAGTTCCTAAGGCGCCGGGGATGAAATACAAGCACTATGCACCGAATGCACAGGTTTATATCGTTGATCGTTCGGAAGATTGGCCACAAGCTTTAGCCTGGGCAGCGCAACAAGACGTCCCGATGGGGGTCATGGCGACGGGTGCCATTCTGAATCAAAATCAAATCCCGTCAAATTGCGAACGATTTTCGCTTGGGACTGATATTCAATCGGCAAGTCAACGATTGTTTGCCGGCTTACGACACTTTGATACGGAAACTGAAATTAAGGATATTCTCTGCCAAGCCTTTGAAAATAAAGGGTTAGGGTTAGCTTACATGAATCGCTTAAATAAATCTGCCGGACAGACTCATTTTAGTGTATAA
- a CDS encoding type 1 glutamine amidotransferase translates to MTYTLHAAHLYGDLMNTYGDIGNILAMRYYAKAVDADITVDLVSLDDPFDPAAYDFALFGGGQDYEQTIVSKDLQTKKDALTAYIEAGGPLLAICGGFQMLGHYYIGAHGEKIAGIGALDHYTLSQDNNRFIGNITIENAETHQTYYGFENHNGMTFLGEGERPLGKVLQGNGNNGKDQSEGVIYKNTFGSYFHGPILARNEALAKRILKLSLQRKYPDANFDALDQLNEDLTKNVVVKP, encoded by the coding sequence ATGACTTATACTTTACACGCCGCACACCTCTACGGCGACTTGATGAACACGTACGGCGACATTGGCAATATTCTTGCCATGCGGTACTACGCCAAGGCGGTTGACGCGGACATCACCGTTGATTTAGTCAGCTTAGATGATCCATTCGACCCGGCCGCTTATGATTTCGCCCTCTTCGGTGGCGGTCAGGACTACGAGCAAACAATCGTTTCGAAGGACCTGCAGACCAAAAAAGACGCATTAACGGCTTACATTGAAGCTGGCGGCCCCCTACTGGCTATTTGTGGTGGCTTCCAGATGCTCGGCCATTACTACATCGGCGCGCATGGTGAGAAAATCGCCGGAATTGGCGCGCTCGACCATTACACGCTGAGCCAGGACAATAACCGTTTCATCGGTAACATCACGATTGAAAACGCCGAGACGCACCAGACTTACTATGGTTTCGAAAACCACAACGGCATGACCTTCCTGGGCGAAGGCGAACGGCCACTCGGCAAGGTGCTCCAAGGCAACGGGAACAACGGCAAGGATCAGTCTGAGGGTGTCATCTACAAGAATACCTTTGGCTCATACTTCCACGGCCCAATCTTAGCCCGCAATGAAGCCCTTGCCAAACGAATCTTGAAGTTGTCGCTACAACGCAAATATCCGGATGCCAACTTCGACGCCTTGGATCAATTGAACGAAGATTTAACCAAAAACGTGGTCGTTAAGCCGTAA
- the manA gene encoding mannose-6-phosphate isomerase, class I — MSEPYFLKPVFHEKIWGGTKLHDDFGYDIPSDHTGECWAISAHPHGPATVENGPYAGMTLDQVWAQHRDVFGNAKGDVFPLLTKILDASEDLSVQVHPDDAYAAEHEHELGKTECWYVIAAEPGATMIYGHHAKTREQLAEWINNGEWEKLLRRVPVKAGDFLYVPSGTIHAVGKGIMVLETQQSSDTTYRLYDWDRVDKTTGKKRELHLQQSIDTTNVPHHDPDLNITTTQVGDATVTTYVQSPFFSVWQWRLTNGQATFNRGKAPYTLVSVLDGDGKITVDGQDYPLHKGVHFMLPYDVKQWTLSGDLQIIASEPGDKA, encoded by the coding sequence ATGAGTGAACCGTACTTTTTAAAGCCAGTGTTTCATGAAAAAATTTGGGGTGGCACGAAATTACATGATGATTTCGGCTATGATATTCCGAGCGACCATACCGGCGAATGTTGGGCAATTTCGGCACATCCGCATGGCCCTGCCACGGTTGAAAACGGCCCGTATGCTGGCATGACCCTAGATCAAGTCTGGGCACAGCATCGCGACGTCTTTGGTAACGCCAAAGGGGATGTGTTCCCACTGTTAACTAAGATTTTGGATGCAAGTGAAGATTTGTCGGTTCAAGTTCATCCAGATGACGCATACGCGGCCGAACATGAACATGAGCTCGGCAAGACTGAATGCTGGTACGTCATCGCTGCAGAACCAGGCGCAACGATGATTTACGGCCACCATGCTAAGACGCGCGAACAGCTCGCTGAATGGATCAACAATGGCGAATGGGAGAAGCTATTACGGCGGGTTCCCGTTAAAGCCGGGGACTTTTTATACGTGCCATCGGGAACGATTCACGCGGTCGGCAAGGGCATCATGGTCTTAGAGACCCAACAGAGTTCTGATACGACTTACCGGCTCTATGACTGGGATCGGGTTGATAAGACGACGGGTAAGAAGCGCGAATTGCACTTACAACAGTCGATTGACACGACCAATGTGCCCCACCATGATCCGGACTTGAATATCACCACGACTCAGGTCGGCGATGCGACTGTCACGACCTACGTCCAATCACCATTCTTTAGCGTTTGGCAATGGCGGTTGACGAATGGCCAAGCGACTTTCAACCGCGGTAAAGCACCTTACACCTTGGTGTCCGTCTTAGATGGTGACGGAAAGATTACGGTCGACGGTCAGGATTATCCATTGCATAAAGGTGTCCACTTCATGTTGCCATACGATGTGAAACAGTGGACCTTGTCAGGTGACTTACAGATCATTGCCTCAGAACCTGGCGACAAAGCTTAA
- the prmC gene encoding peptide chain release factor N(5)-glutamine methyltransferase, with the protein MNKPQQPTYFEAQQWASFCLKTAKLPTDSARFLLLGLSHLDQTQLLIHYRDSLPTSIWQAYQQGIARVVAGEPVQYVLGKAPFYGIDLQVDPAVLIPRVETEELVDWILTDYAAADTPLRVLDIGTGSGAIALALKHERPSWQVTASDVSSAALAVTKRNAEQLALDVNFVQSDLLQSIAAEPFDVIVSNPPYIATNEKDVMDASVLDYEPQTALFAAHDGLALYEQLAATVAPHLTAAGRLYLELGYHQGPAVQHLFQQALPTATVTLRQDMAGHDRMLRVVQPG; encoded by the coding sequence ATGAATAAGCCACAACAGCCGACCTATTTTGAAGCCCAGCAGTGGGCTTCTTTTTGTCTTAAAACGGCCAAATTGCCAACCGATAGTGCCCGTTTTTTGTTATTGGGATTAAGCCATCTGGACCAGACCCAGCTCTTGATCCATTATCGTGACAGTTTGCCAACGTCAATTTGGCAAGCCTACCAGCAGGGCATTGCGCGGGTCGTGGCTGGAGAACCAGTCCAGTATGTCTTGGGCAAGGCACCTTTTTATGGCATAGACTTGCAAGTCGATCCAGCAGTTCTTATTCCTAGGGTTGAGACCGAAGAACTGGTAGACTGGATTTTGACCGATTATGCAGCCGCTGATACCCCGCTACGGGTCTTAGACATCGGTACTGGCTCCGGGGCAATCGCTTTGGCACTCAAACACGAGCGTCCGAGCTGGCAGGTGACGGCGAGTGATGTCTCGTCAGCGGCGTTAGCGGTCACCAAACGCAATGCTGAACAGCTCGCACTTGACGTGAACTTTGTCCAGAGTGATTTATTGCAGTCGATTGCGGCCGAACCGTTTGACGTGATCGTCAGTAATCCGCCGTACATCGCGACGAATGAAAAAGATGTCATGGATGCCAGCGTCTTAGACTATGAACCACAAACAGCCTTGTTTGCGGCCCACGACGGCCTAGCACTCTATGAGCAACTGGCCGCGACGGTTGCGCCACACTTGACGGCAGCTGGACGCTTATATTTGGAGTTAGGCTATCATCAAGGCCCGGCAGTCCAGCACTTATTTCAACAAGCGTTGCCAACCGCAACGGTGACCTTGCGTCAAGACATGGCCGGACACGACCGAATGTTACGGGTCGTTCAACCTGGGTAG
- a CDS encoding Mur ligase family protein, whose product MSINSTLATWTGKSAYWFLHTFRGGGSSLPGKLALKLDPSILKHLAKNYDVIVITGTNGKTLTTALTVKVLREQYPDILTNPSGSNMKQGIVTTFLTAPKAHQKPLAVLEVDEANVIMVTKYITPKAFVFTNIFRDQMDRYGEIYTTYQKILDGVALAPEATIIANGDLPLFNAKPLPNPILYYGFDYQADHDQQAPANTDGLLCPRCQHILRYHSRTYSNMGKYFCPNCGFERPQLTYKLNALTAMTPTSSDFEINGQAMHLNIGGQYNIYNALAAYAVGRFMDVSPAKIAHALSDNDEQVFGRQETFHVGDKDVTLILVKNPVGLNQVLQTISTDDRPFSFAALLNANYADGIDTSWIWDGDFEKLPSLNIPAFISGGERYRDITFRLKVAGVPEDQLTIIPDLTEMTAAIQKLPTKQVYVVATYTAMLQLRKQLASQGIIDGGMA is encoded by the coding sequence ATGTCAATTAATAGTACATTAGCCACTTGGACGGGAAAATCAGCCTACTGGTTTTTACACACCTTTCGTGGTGGTGGGAGTTCACTTCCCGGCAAGTTGGCGTTGAAGCTTGATCCATCGATCTTGAAGCATCTCGCCAAAAACTACGACGTCATCGTCATCACTGGGACCAATGGTAAAACGTTAACGACTGCATTGACGGTCAAAGTTTTACGTGAACAGTACCCTGATATTTTAACCAACCCAAGCGGATCAAATATGAAGCAAGGCATCGTCACGACCTTTTTAACGGCCCCGAAAGCGCACCAAAAGCCCCTCGCCGTGCTCGAAGTCGACGAAGCCAACGTGATTATGGTCACCAAGTACATCACGCCAAAAGCGTTCGTATTCACCAACATTTTCCGTGACCAAATGGACCGTTATGGTGAAATCTACACGACTTATCAAAAGATTCTGGACGGCGTGGCGCTGGCACCCGAAGCGACGATCATCGCCAATGGTGACTTACCGTTATTTAACGCCAAACCACTGCCGAACCCCATCCTGTACTACGGTTTCGATTACCAAGCTGACCATGACCAACAAGCCCCAGCCAATACGGACGGCCTGCTGTGTCCACGCTGTCAGCACATCTTGCGTTATCACAGCCGCACCTACAGCAATATGGGCAAGTATTTCTGTCCCAACTGCGGCTTTGAACGGCCTCAGTTGACTTACAAACTGAATGCCTTGACTGCCATGACACCAACCAGTTCGGATTTTGAAATCAACGGTCAGGCGATGCACCTGAACATCGGTGGTCAATATAACATCTACAACGCACTCGCTGCCTATGCGGTCGGTCGTTTCATGGACGTCAGCCCGGCTAAAATCGCCCACGCACTCAGCGACAACGATGAACAAGTCTTCGGTCGTCAAGAAACGTTCCACGTTGGTGACAAGGACGTCACACTGATTTTGGTCAAAAATCCAGTTGGCCTGAACCAAGTTTTGCAAACGATCAGTACTGACGACCGGCCCTTCTCGTTTGCGGCCTTACTCAACGCCAACTACGCGGATGGAATCGACACGAGTTGGATCTGGGATGGCGACTTTGAAAAATTGCCATCGCTGAATATTCCAGCCTTTATTAGTGGTGGCGAACGTTACCGCGATATCACGTTCCGACTTAAAGTCGCTGGTGTCCCTGAGGACCAACTCACTATCATTCCAGATTTAACTGAAATGACGGCAGCGATTCAAAAATTACCAACCAAGCAAGTTTACGTCGTGGCAACTTACACGGCGATGCTGCAATTGCGTAAACAGCTTGCCAGTCAAGGCATTATTGATGGAGGGATGGCATAA